A genomic segment from Solenopsis invicta isolate M01_SB chromosome 5, UNIL_Sinv_3.0, whole genome shotgun sequence encodes:
- the LOC105195332 gene encoding uncharacterized protein LOC105195332, which produces MISRTTMERANPIASVYDPKKGTQLSIELNRWILKPIGVWPKSVHLSWMGKFVYLLINVICITFVCFLLLPAAINVELDKEEFTYRMLRLSSIRGFSIMTIIKYLSLIFRENDIRNGIQHIEIDWMNTQRYEDRIIMIKNAKFGRRIVTIVAFVTYGSAFFYYIALPLNSIMMTKNDENLTFQLQMNPAATETIDKKYNFNDIFFFWMQLVSGFIAHSVYAGTLSLAAVFAVHAYSRLEVLMQWIQHLVDGREDLCDNVDERLMTIVQQHVRIIRFISLTDKVLREISFLDITCSTLIMILLGYFCIKEWETREITNYLTFIVLLMCMTFNIFVLCYIGDIVTDRCKKIGEVSYMTDWYRLPERKNLALVLMIAMSNASIKLTAGIFELSLSTFGEVIKVSLAYLNVLRTVMT; this is translated from the exons ATGATAAGTAGAACTACCATGGAAAGAGCGAACCCTATCGCGAGTGTCTATGATCCCAAGAAAGGCACGCAGTTAAGTATCGAGTTGAATCGCTGGATATTGAAGCCAATCGGTGTCTGGCCCAAATCAGTTCATCTCTCATGGATGGGAAAATTCGTGTACCTTCTGATAAACGTAATTTGTATCACTTTCGTCTGCTTCCTCTTACTACCTGCTGCCATCAACGTAGAACTTGACAAAGAAGAATTTACGTATCGTATGCTAAGACTCTCTTCGATTCGGGGTTTCTCCATAATGACCATTATAAAGTATTTATCGTTGATATTCCGTGAGAACGATATCCGCAATGGTATTCAACATATCGAGATCGACTGGATGAATACTCAGCGTTATGAAGATCGAATCATCATGATCAAGAATGCGAAATTCGGCCGGCGCATCGTGACAATCGTCGCGTTCGTGACGTACGGCAGCGCCTTTTTCTATTATATAGCTTTACCGTTAAATTCCATCATGATGACGAAAAACGATGAAAACTTGACGTTTCAGCTACAAATGAATCCGGCTGCCACGGAAACCATcgacaaaaaatacaattttaatgatatttttttcttctggaTGCAGCTTGTGTCGGGTTTCATCGCACACTCCGTCTATGCCGGTACACTCAGCTTAGCTGCCGTATTTGCAGTGCACGCATACAGTCGCCTAGAAGTTTTAATGCAGTGGATCCAACATCTCGTGGATGGACGGGAAGATTTATGTGATAACGTGGATGAGAGATTGATGACGATCGTGCAACAGCACGTTCGAATCATACG TTTTATATCACTAACAGACAAGGTACTGCGCGAAATATCTTTCTTGGATATAACATGCTCAACATTAATTATGATTCTTCTTGGATATTTTTGTATCAAg GAATGGGAGACTAGAGAAATTACAAATTACCTAACATTTATTGTTCTGCTTATGTGTATGacgttcaatatttttgtactcTGTTACATTGGCGACATTGTTACAGACAgg TGCAAGAAAATCGGAGAGGTGTCGTATATGACTGATTGGTATCGTCTGCCAGAAAGAAAAAATCTTGCCCTCGTGTTGATGATCGCTATGTCCAATGCATCAATCAAACTTACTGCCGGAATCTTCGAATTGTCTCTTAGTACTTTTGGCGAG GTGATTAAAGTATCCCTTGCCTACTTGAACGTGTTGCGTACAGTAATGACATAA
- the LOC105195333 gene encoding uncharacterized protein LOC105195333 isoform X2: protein MSHSFRVSSTRNIAYQRDSEYSIQLNRWFLKPIGAWPETNTGVTDKVLSRSIQFLCHSLIAFTVVPCVLYIMFEPNVYLKLKAFGPMIHWLMGGANYCSLLVRSYEIRKCVDHMCVDWRYVGKTRDREVMLQNAKFGRFVSAFCAVFMQGGVCSYSIITTLTPAIIRIGNVTITTHQLPCPFYNELVDTRYSPANEIVIVLQLLSTVIVNTVTVGACSLAAVFAMHACGQLNILMMELNELVDESEYNVTRRKLAIIVEHHLRILNFVSQIEMIMHQICLVELLGCTIDICMLGYYTITEWKLQDTKNLLTYFTIFIAMSCNIFIFCYIAEILTNQNLCSVEK from the exons ATGTCACATTCCTTCCGCGTATCCTCTACGCGCAACATCGCGTACCAGCGAGATAGCGAGTACAGTATTCAACTGAATCGCTGGTTCCTGAAACCGATCGGTGCTTGGCCCGAGACCAACACCGGTGTCACGGACAAGGTGCTATCGCGCAGTATCCAGTTCCTCTGTCACTCTTTGATCGCTTTCACAGTAGTGCCGTGCGTATTATACATCATGTTCGAGCCAAACGTGTACTTGAAACTGAAAGCTTTCGGCCCAATGATACATTGGCTGATGGGCGGCGCGAACTATTGCTCATTGCTAGTGCGTAGCTACGAGATACGCAAGTGCGTGGATCATATGTGCGTCGATTGGCGGTACGTGGGGAAGACGCGTGATCGGGAAGTGATGCTACAGAATGCTAAATTCGGCCGATTCGTGTCCGCCTTTTGTGCGGTTTTCATGCAGGGCGGTGTCTGCTCCTACAGCATCATTACCACCCTGACACCGGCGATCATTCGGATCGGAAACGTTACGATAACGACACACCAGCTTCCATGTCCGTTCTACAACGAGCTAGTGGACACGAGATACAGCCCGGCGAACGAGATTGTGATCGTCTTACAGCTGTTGTCGACTGTCATAGTGAATACCGTCACGGTGGGCGCGTGCAGTCTCGCTGCTGTTTTCGCTATGCACGCTTGCGGCcagctaaatattttaatgatggAATTGAATGAACTTGTCGATGAGAGCGAGTACAATGTCACGCGACGAAAATTAGCTATTATTGTGGAGCATCATCTCCGTATACTGAA ttttgtATCGCAGATAGAAATGATTATGCATCAGATATGTCTCGTTGAGTTATTGGGCTGTACTATTGATATATGCATGCTCGGATATTACACGATCACG GAATGGAAATTGCAAGATACCAAGAACTTACTCACGTACTTTACTATATTCATAGCTATGTCatgcaacatttttatattttgttacattgcTGAAATTCTCACAAATCAG AATTTGTGTAGTGTCGAAAAATAG
- the LOC105195333 gene encoding uncharacterized protein LOC105195333 isoform X1: protein MSHSFRVSSTRNIAYQRDSEYSIQLNRWFLKPIGAWPETNTGVTDKVLSRSIQFLCHSLIAFTVVPCVLYIMFEPNVYLKLKAFGPMIHWLMGGANYCSLLVRSYEIRKCVDHMCVDWRYVGKTRDREVMLQNAKFGRFVSAFCAVFMQGGVCSYSIITTLTPAIIRIGNVTITTHQLPCPFYNELVDTRYSPANEIVIVLQLLSTVIVNTVTVGACSLAAVFAMHACGQLNILMMELNELVDESEYNVTRRKLAIIVEHHLRILNFVSQIEMIMHQICLVELLGCTIDICMLGYYTITEWKLQDTKNLLTYFTIFIAMSCNIFIFCYIAEILTNQCRKIGEIAYMTEWYRLHHKIAIDLILIISRSNAVIKITAGKMIQLSIATFANVMKTAFAYVNILRTVTT, encoded by the exons ATGTCACATTCCTTCCGCGTATCCTCTACGCGCAACATCGCGTACCAGCGAGATAGCGAGTACAGTATTCAACTGAATCGCTGGTTCCTGAAACCGATCGGTGCTTGGCCCGAGACCAACACCGGTGTCACGGACAAGGTGCTATCGCGCAGTATCCAGTTCCTCTGTCACTCTTTGATCGCTTTCACAGTAGTGCCGTGCGTATTATACATCATGTTCGAGCCAAACGTGTACTTGAAACTGAAAGCTTTCGGCCCAATGATACATTGGCTGATGGGCGGCGCGAACTATTGCTCATTGCTAGTGCGTAGCTACGAGATACGCAAGTGCGTGGATCATATGTGCGTCGATTGGCGGTACGTGGGGAAGACGCGTGATCGGGAAGTGATGCTACAGAATGCTAAATTCGGCCGATTCGTGTCCGCCTTTTGTGCGGTTTTCATGCAGGGCGGTGTCTGCTCCTACAGCATCATTACCACCCTGACACCGGCGATCATTCGGATCGGAAACGTTACGATAACGACACACCAGCTTCCATGTCCGTTCTACAACGAGCTAGTGGACACGAGATACAGCCCGGCGAACGAGATTGTGATCGTCTTACAGCTGTTGTCGACTGTCATAGTGAATACCGTCACGGTGGGCGCGTGCAGTCTCGCTGCTGTTTTCGCTATGCACGCTTGCGGCcagctaaatattttaatgatggAATTGAATGAACTTGTCGATGAGAGCGAGTACAATGTCACGCGACGAAAATTAGCTATTATTGTGGAGCATCATCTCCGTATACTGAA ttttgtATCGCAGATAGAAATGATTATGCATCAGATATGTCTCGTTGAGTTATTGGGCTGTACTATTGATATATGCATGCTCGGATATTACACGATCACG GAATGGAAATTGCAAGATACCAAGAACTTACTCACGTACTTTACTATATTCATAGCTATGTCatgcaacatttttatattttgttacattgcTGAAATTCTCACAAATCAG TGTCGAAAAATAGGCGAAATAGCTTATATGACGGAGTGGTATCGATTACACCATAAAATTGCGATCGacttaattctaataatttcgAGATCGAATGCCGTTATTAAGATAACTGCCGGAAAAATGATTCAACTATCCATTGCGACTTTTGCAAAT GTGATGAAAACAGCGTTTGCATATGTAAATATACTTAGAACGGTAACGACGTAA
- the LOC105195334 gene encoding odorant receptor 82a-like yields the protein MKRTSSETTVDICRRDNDYSLQFNRWILKSIGAWPEFRKNSMIKNILINILRLACHSLMVYTIVSSTLYVLFEEKDLRLRLKAIGPTSHIIMGGINYCSLLHNNDRIRAFIEHMETDWRMAKREQDREVMLRNARIGRVIAAVCTLIMQVGVISYNIARGMSRITVVIGNKTIETGGLPCASYNKIVDTRLSPVYEVVLAVQCLSTIVVNNVTVGACSLAAVFAMHASGQLNVVMLRLEELVAEKQDLQLKLANIVEHHLRALRFLSHLEVMMRQICFVELVGCTFNLCMLGYYTISEWHQESINTIITYVMVLTSMLFNIFIFCFIGELVTDQCKKVGEAAYMTNWYLLPHKTVLSLILIILRSRIVIKITAGKIFHMSIQTFGAVIKTSVAYLNMLRTLTM from the exons ATGAAGCGTACTTCTAGCGAAACCACTGTAGACATTTGCAGGCGAGACAATGATTATAGTTTGCAGTTCAATCGTTGGATTCTGAAATCGATAGGCGCTTGGCCGGAATTCAGGAAAAATTCGATGATCaagaatattctaataaatatctTGCGATTAGCGTGTCATTCTTTAATGGTATATACCATAGTATCTTCTACATTATATGTATTGTTCGAAGAGAAAGATTTACGCTTAAGACTGAAAGCTATAGGACCTACGAGCCACATTATTATGGGCGGAATCAATTACTGCTCGCTCCTGCACAATAATGATCGAATACGCGCGTTTATAGAGCATATGGAGACCGACTGGCGAATGGCGAAAAGAGAACAGGATCGAGAAGTGATGCTGCGAAACGCGAGAATAGGACGCGTTATAGCGGCCGTTTGTACGCTTATCATGCAGGTTGGTGTTATTTCTTACAATATAGCTCGAGGGATGTCACGGATAACAGTGGTAATCGGCAACAAGACCATCGAGACAGGTGGCCTACCATGTGCATCTTACAATAAGATCGTGGACACTAGACTCAGCCCGGTATACGAAGTCGTGCTCGCGGTGCAGTGTCTCTCGACCATCGTGGTGAACAACGTCACGGTCGGTGCGTGCAGTCTCGCTGCCGTTTTCGCGATGCACGCTTCCGGCCAACTCAACGTAGTAATGCTACGTCTCGAAGAACTCGTCGCTGAAAAACAAGATCTTCAATTGAAACTGGCAAATATCGTGGAGCATCATCTGCGAGCTTTGAG ATTTCTTTCACATTTGGAAGTTATGATGCGTCAAATATGTTTTGTGGAATTAGTCGGATGTACATTCAATTTATGTATGCTGGGATATTACACAATTTcg GAATGGCATCAAGAAAGCATAAACACTATAATAACATATGTTATGGTGTTGACATCGATGCTGTTTAATATCTTCATATTTTGTTTCATTGGTGAACTCGTAACGGATCAG TGTAAAAAAGTTGGCGAAGCAGCTTATATGACAAATTGGTATTTATTGCCGCATAAAACTGTacttagtttaattttaataatcttacGATCAAGAATTGTTATCAAAATTACGGCtggaaaaatatttcacatgTCTATCCAGACTTTCGGTGCT gTAATTAAAACATCTGTCGCATACTTGAATATGCTTCGAACTTTAACtatgtaa
- the LOC105201505 gene encoding odorant receptor 82a-like, translated as MRFYHESKIDVYKRNNNYSLQWTRWILKPIGVWPELPTSSAIEKILSKILRLTCHTLIALTVIPSILYIIFEEKDIELKLKAVGPASHWLMGGVNYCSLLYQKGQIRKSIKHMETDWRMAKRQCDQEMMLKNARVGRIIAGVCALIMQGGLFTYNVARGTSPILVAIGNETVTMNRLPCPSFNKIVDTRFTPVFEIVFTLQLLSTLVVNNTIVGACGLAAVFAMHACGQLSVVMSRFEELVEEKRHNVIQRKLANLVEHHLRTLRFLSRMEIIMRQVCFVELTGCTFNLCMLGYYAITQWHEESTNTIIAYFVIFTSMTFNIFIFCYIGDLVTEQCKKVGEAVYMTNWYKLPQKTVLSLILIILRSSIVIKMTAGNLVHMSISTFGDVMKTSIAYLNMLRTLTM; from the exons ATGCGTTTCTATCACGAATCCAAGATAGACGTTTACAAACGAAATAACAATTATAGTCTTCAATGGACTCGTTGGATTTTAAAGCCGATAGGTGTTTGGCCAGAATTACCCACGAGCTCAGCAATCGAGaagattttatcaaaaattttgagattaaCGTGTCACACTTTAATAGCTCTCACTGTGATACcctctatattatatattatttttgaagagAAGGATATCGAATTAAAACTGAAGGCCGTAGGGCCCGCAAGTCATTGGCTCATGGGTGGTGTGAATTACTGCTCGCTGTTGTATCAAAAGGGTCAGATACGTAAATCTATCAAACACATGGAAACCGATTGGCGAATGGCGAAGAGACAGTGCGATCAAGAAATGATGCTGAAGAACGCGAGAGTGGGACGCATTATAGCGGGCGTTTGCGCACTCATTATGCAGGGTGGTCTTTTTACTTACAATGTGGCAAGGGGAACATCACCTATACTCGTAGCGATAGGCAACGAAACAGTCACGATGAATCGCCTACCGTGTCCgtctttcaacaaaatcgtGGATACCAGGTTTACCCCGGTTTTCGAGATAGTGTTCACGCTTCAGTTGCTTTCGACCCTCGTGGTGAACAATACCATAGTAGGTGCGTGCGGTCTGGCCGCAGTATTCGCGATGCACGCATGCGGACAGCTCAGTGTAGTGATGTCGCGATTCGAAGAACTCGTTGAGGAAAAACGACACAACGTTATTCAGAGAAAGCTAGCGAATCTCGTCGAGCATCATCTACGAACATTAAG GTTTCTTTCGCGCATGGAGATAATTATGCGTCAAGTGTGTTTCGTGGAATTAACTGGATGTACATTCAACTTATGTATGCTAGGATATTACGCCATTACG CAATGGCACGAAGAAAGTACAAACACTATAATAGCGTACTTTGTTATATTTACATCAATGACGtttaacattttcatattttgctACATTGGTGATCTCGTTACGGAACAG TGTAAAAAAGTTGGAGAAGCAGTTTATATGACAAATTGGTATAAGTTGCCGCAAAAAACTGTGCTTAgcctaattttaataattttgcgaTCAAGTATAGTCATCAAAATGACTGCGGGAAATTTAGTTCATATGTCAATCTCAACTTTCGGTGAT gTAATGAAAACTTCTATAGCATACTTGAATATGCTTAGAACTTTAACTATGTAA
- the LOC105195336 gene encoding odorant receptor 4-like isoform X2 produces MRSYHESKIDVYKQNNNYSLQWTRWILKPIGVWPELSTSSAIEKILSKILRLTCHTLIALTLIPSILYIIFEEKDSQLKLKALGPTSHWLMGGINYCSLLYQKDQIRKSIKHIETDWRMAKRQCDQEMMLKNARAGRIIAGVCVLFMQGGVFTFNVARGTSSILVAMGNETVAMGRLPCPSFNKIVDTRFTPVFEIVFTLQLLSALVVNNTTVGACGLAAVFAMHACGQLSVVISRFEELVEEKQHDVIEKKLANLVEHHLRTLRFLSRMEIIMRQVCFVELTGCTFNLCMLGYYAITQWHEETTNTIIAYFVLFISMTFNIFIFCYIGDLVTEQCRKVGEAVYMTNWYQLPQQTMLSLILIILRSSIVIKMTAGKIVHMSISTFGDVMKTSVTYLNMLRTLTM; encoded by the exons ATGCGTTCCTACCACGAATCCAAGATAGAcgtttacaaacaaaataacaattatagTCTTCAATGGACTCGTTGGATTTTAAAGCCGATAGGTGTTTGGCCAGAATTATCAACGAGCTCGGCAATCgagaaaattttatcaaaaattttgagattaaCGTGTCACACTTTAATAGCTCTCACTCTGATAccatctatattatatattatttttgaagagAAGGACAGCCAATTAAAACTGAAGGCCTTAGGGCCTACAAGCCATTGGCTCATGGGTGGTATAAATTATTGCTCACTGTTGTATCAAAAAGATCAAATACGTAAATCTATCAAACACATAGAGACCGATTGGCGAATGGCGAAAAGACAGTGCGATCAAGAAATGATGCTGAAGAACGCGAGAGCGGGACGCATTATAGCGGGCGTTTGCGTGCTGTTTATGCAGGGTGGTGTTTTTACTTTCAATGTGGCAAGGGGAACATCATCTATACTCGTAGCGATGGGCAACGAAACAGTCGCGATGGGTCGCCTACCGTGTCCgtctttcaacaaaatcgtGGATACCAGGTTTACCCCGGTTTTCGAGATAGTGTTCACGCTTCAGTTGCTTTCCGCCCTCGTGGTGAACAATACCACAGTGGGTGCGTGCGGTCTGGCCGCAGTATTCGCGATGCACGCATGCGGTCAGCTCAGTGTAGTGATATCGCGATTCGAAGAACTCGTTGAGGAAAAACAACACGACGTTATTGAGAAAAAGCTGGCAAATCTCGTTGAGCATCATCTACGAACATTAAG GTTCCTTTCGCGCATGGAGATAATTATGCGTCAAGTGTGTTTCGTAGAATTAACTGGATGTACATTCAACTTATGTATGCTAGGATATTACGCCATTACG CAATGGCACGAAGAAACTACAAACACTATAATAGCgtactttgttttatttatatcaatgacgtttaacattttcatattttgctACATTGGTGATCTCGTTACGGAACAG TGTAGAAAAGTTGGAGAAGCAGTTTATATGACAAATTGGTATCAGTTGCCGCAACAAACTATGCTTAGcctgattttaataattttacgatcaAGTATAGTCATCAAAATGACTGCGGGAAAAATAGTTCACATGTCAATCTCAACTTTCGGTGAT gTAATGAAAACTTCTGTAACGTACTTAAATATGCTTAGAACTTTAACTATGTAA
- the LOC105195336 gene encoding odorant receptor 42b-like isoform X1, with product MRSYHESKIDVYKQNNNYSLQWTRWILKPIGVWPELSTSSAIEKILSKILRLTCHTLIALTLIPSILYIIFEEKDSQLKLKALGPTSHWLMGGINYCSLLYQKDQIRKSIKHIETDWRMAKRQCDQEMMLKNARAGRIIAGVCVLFMQGGVFTFNVARGTSSILVAMGNETVAMGRLPCPSFNKIVDTRFTPVFEIVFTLQLLSALVVNNTTVGACGLAAVFAMHACGQLSVVISRFEELVEEKQHDVIEKKLANLVEHHLRTLRFLSRMEIIMRQVCFVELTGCTFNLCMLGYYAITQWHEETTNTIIAYFVLFISMTFNIFIFCYIGDLVTEQCRKVGEAVYMTNWYQLPQQTMLSLILIILRSSIVIKMTAGKIVHMSISTFGDVSEKTKCLHITLQVISKF from the exons ATGCGTTCCTACCACGAATCCAAGATAGAcgtttacaaacaaaataacaattatagTCTTCAATGGACTCGTTGGATTTTAAAGCCGATAGGTGTTTGGCCAGAATTATCAACGAGCTCGGCAATCgagaaaattttatcaaaaattttgagattaaCGTGTCACACTTTAATAGCTCTCACTCTGATAccatctatattatatattatttttgaagagAAGGACAGCCAATTAAAACTGAAGGCCTTAGGGCCTACAAGCCATTGGCTCATGGGTGGTATAAATTATTGCTCACTGTTGTATCAAAAAGATCAAATACGTAAATCTATCAAACACATAGAGACCGATTGGCGAATGGCGAAAAGACAGTGCGATCAAGAAATGATGCTGAAGAACGCGAGAGCGGGACGCATTATAGCGGGCGTTTGCGTGCTGTTTATGCAGGGTGGTGTTTTTACTTTCAATGTGGCAAGGGGAACATCATCTATACTCGTAGCGATGGGCAACGAAACAGTCGCGATGGGTCGCCTACCGTGTCCgtctttcaacaaaatcgtGGATACCAGGTTTACCCCGGTTTTCGAGATAGTGTTCACGCTTCAGTTGCTTTCCGCCCTCGTGGTGAACAATACCACAGTGGGTGCGTGCGGTCTGGCCGCAGTATTCGCGATGCACGCATGCGGTCAGCTCAGTGTAGTGATATCGCGATTCGAAGAACTCGTTGAGGAAAAACAACACGACGTTATTGAGAAAAAGCTGGCAAATCTCGTTGAGCATCATCTACGAACATTAAG GTTCCTTTCGCGCATGGAGATAATTATGCGTCAAGTGTGTTTCGTAGAATTAACTGGATGTACATTCAACTTATGTATGCTAGGATATTACGCCATTACG CAATGGCACGAAGAAACTACAAACACTATAATAGCgtactttgttttatttatatcaatgacgtttaacattttcatattttgctACATTGGTGATCTCGTTACGGAACAG TGTAGAAAAGTTGGAGAAGCAGTTTATATGACAAATTGGTATCAGTTGCCGCAACAAACTATGCTTAGcctgattttaataattttacgatcaAGTATAGTCATCAAAATGACTGCGGGAAAAATAGTTCACATGTCAATCTCAACTTTCGGTGATGTAAGTGAAAAAACAAAATGCTTACATATTACATTACAAGTTATATccaaattttaa
- the LOC105195337 gene encoding uncharacterized protein LOC105195337 isoform X2, whose protein sequence is MTHSDHVTRSIELPHGSDYSLQLTRWFLIPIGAWPRMSTTTRVKRISSHMHIFVCTSLIAIIMVPCLLYVSLEEKDTEIKLSVIGPLSHWIMGMINYCLLLTRSNDIRECVLHMEMDWRLVRKIEDRQIMMRQAKIGRFVAGFCAMFMQSGTFLFAVRKSLSTTIVIVGNETVSMHPMTCPFYNKLIDTRFSPANEIMVVVEWLSCFIVNSVTVGACSLDAVFAMHAYGQLNMLFSWLNKLVIDEDKENKCVEQRLAIIVEHHLRVLSFISRMETVMRHICLVELLGCTMNMCFLAYYFITNMDSFDGAKTTSYVIIYLSMAFNIFIFCYIGEILTEQKKIKLKFISARTSAKERI, encoded by the exons ATGACGCATTCCGACCATGTGACAAGGAGCATCGAGCTCCCTCACGGAAGCGATTATAGTCTTCAATTGACACGTTGGTTTCTAATACCGATCGGCGCTTGGCCGCGAATGAGTACGACGACGAGAGTGAAGAGGATCTCTTCGCACATGCACATTTTTGTATGCACATCTTTAATAGCAATCATCATGGTGCCGTGTCTGTTATACGTGTCACTGGAGGAGAAAGACACCGAGATCAAATTGAGCGTGATAGGTCCGCTGAGCCACTGGATCATGGGTATGATCAATTACTGTCTGCTTCTCACGCGCAGTAACGATATCCGTGAATGCGTACTGCACATGGAGATGGACTGGCGGCTCGTTCGAAAGATCGAGGATCGTCAGATAATGATGCGACAGGCCAAGATCGGCCGCTTCGTCGCCGGTTTCTGCGCGATGTTCATGCAGAGCGGCACGTTTCTCTTCGCTGTACGTAAATCGCTGTCAACAACTATCGTCATCGTCGGCAACGAAACCGTCTCGATGCATCCGATGACCTGCCCGTTTTACAACAAGTTGATCGACACGAGGTTCAGTCCTGCGAATGAGATCATGGTGGTCGTAGAATGGCTGTCATGTTTTATAGTGAATTCTGTTACGGTGGGCGCTTGCAGTCTTGACGCCGTCTTTGCGATGCACGCCTATGGTCAGCTGAACATGCTGTTTTCGTGGTTAAACAAACTCGTTATAGACGAAGATAAGGAAAACAAATGCGTCGAGCAAAGACTGGCTATTATTGTGGAACATCATTTAAGGGTGCTGag TTTTATATCACGTATGGAAACCGTTATGCGACATATCTGTCTAGTGGAATTGCTGGGATGTACGATGAATATGTGTTTTcttgcatattattttattacg aatatgGACTCATTTGATGGGGCAAAGACAACGTCGTATGTCATTATATACTTATCTATggctttcaatatttttatattttgttacatcgGTGAGATTCTCACAGAACAG aaaaaaataaagcttaaatTTATTAGTGCAAGAACGTCGGCGAAAGAGCGTATATGA
- the LOC105195337 gene encoding uncharacterized protein LOC105195337 isoform X1 — MTHSDHVTRSIELPHGSDYSLQLTRWFLIPIGAWPRMSTTTRVKRISSHMHIFVCTSLIAIIMVPCLLYVSLEEKDTEIKLSVIGPLSHWIMGMINYCLLLTRSNDIRECVLHMEMDWRLVRKIEDRQIMMRQAKIGRFVAGFCAMFMQSGTFLFAVRKSLSTTIVIVGNETVSMHPMTCPFYNKLIDTRFSPANEIMVVVEWLSCFIVNSVTVGACSLDAVFAMHAYGQLNMLFSWLNKLVIDEDKENKCVEQRLAIIVEHHLRVLSFISRMETVMRHICLVELLGCTMNMCFLAYYFITNMDSFDGAKTTSYVIIYLSMAFNIFIFCYIGEILTEQCKNVGERAYMINWYELPHKTALGLILVIARSNNIIKMTAGKLFHLSIATFGDVIKTSVVYLNMLRTMRTSV; from the exons ATGACGCATTCCGACCATGTGACAAGGAGCATCGAGCTCCCTCACGGAAGCGATTATAGTCTTCAATTGACACGTTGGTTTCTAATACCGATCGGCGCTTGGCCGCGAATGAGTACGACGACGAGAGTGAAGAGGATCTCTTCGCACATGCACATTTTTGTATGCACATCTTTAATAGCAATCATCATGGTGCCGTGTCTGTTATACGTGTCACTGGAGGAGAAAGACACCGAGATCAAATTGAGCGTGATAGGTCCGCTGAGCCACTGGATCATGGGTATGATCAATTACTGTCTGCTTCTCACGCGCAGTAACGATATCCGTGAATGCGTACTGCACATGGAGATGGACTGGCGGCTCGTTCGAAAGATCGAGGATCGTCAGATAATGATGCGACAGGCCAAGATCGGCCGCTTCGTCGCCGGTTTCTGCGCGATGTTCATGCAGAGCGGCACGTTTCTCTTCGCTGTACGTAAATCGCTGTCAACAACTATCGTCATCGTCGGCAACGAAACCGTCTCGATGCATCCGATGACCTGCCCGTTTTACAACAAGTTGATCGACACGAGGTTCAGTCCTGCGAATGAGATCATGGTGGTCGTAGAATGGCTGTCATGTTTTATAGTGAATTCTGTTACGGTGGGCGCTTGCAGTCTTGACGCCGTCTTTGCGATGCACGCCTATGGTCAGCTGAACATGCTGTTTTCGTGGTTAAACAAACTCGTTATAGACGAAGATAAGGAAAACAAATGCGTCGAGCAAAGACTGGCTATTATTGTGGAACATCATTTAAGGGTGCTGag TTTTATATCACGTATGGAAACCGTTATGCGACATATCTGTCTAGTGGAATTGCTGGGATGTACGATGAATATGTGTTTTcttgcatattattttattacg aatatgGACTCATTTGATGGGGCAAAGACAACGTCGTATGTCATTATATACTTATCTATggctttcaatatttttatattttgttacatcgGTGAGATTCTCACAGAACAG TGCAAGAACGTCGGCGAAAGAGCGTATATGATTAATTGGTATGAACTACCGCACAAAACTGCCCTTGGACTTATTTTGGTGATAGCACGATCGAATAACATTATCAAGATGACTGctggaaaattatttcatttatctaTCGCGACTTTCGGAGAT GTAATTAAAACTTCCGTGGTATATTTGAATATGTTACGAACAATGAGAACGTCCGTgtga